GCATCCAAGGCCGCTTTCATGGTTGCAAAATCCCCCACAGAAGTTTCGAGTTCTTCAAACACCTTAAGAGTGGACGACACTTTCTCTTCAGGTGGACGCTTGACAGTCAAAACGGCTTTTCCCTGCTTCTCACGAAGCCTGAGCAGGACAGACTGCGACTTCAGTGACCGATCCGGGTAATCAAAGACCAGGTTGGACTCAAAATATTTCCCCGAAGAAACCCCACCCGCTTCTTGCAATCTTCGATTTACAGCGTCCAGATCAACGTTGATGAATTTCAATTCACATTCAAGAGCCATTGGCTTTCTCCCACTGAGTTGCTATATGAGCAACAAGGATATCGGAATGTTGACAAAATTACTCTATCTTTCCTTGGGCGGTGCGGCCGGGACCATGTCCCGCTACTGGCTGTCCGGTGTAGCCCAACGAATGACCAACGGATCATTTCCGCTGGGGACATTCGCAGTAAACATGTTTGGCTGCCTGCTTTTCGGCGCCGTCTGGGGATTTTTCGAAAACCGCATGCTACCAGGAAGCGAAATACGCCTTCTCGTTCTGACTGGCTTCATGGGTGCTTTTACCACTTTTTCCACATACATGTTCGAAACCGCTGAACTGGTCAAATACGGCCAGATGTTCACGGCTCTCTTGAACGTGGTCGGCCAGAGCGTTGTGGGACTCGTCATGGTGCTTGCAGGCATCGCTCTTGGTCGCCTGCTCTAACGATTCACTTTGGAGGTCAGCGTGAAACTACTTGATAAGGCTGAACGAATTAGAATCTACATCGGAGAAGATGACAAGTATAAAGGCGTTCCCCTGGCTGAAGCCATAGTCAGGGAGGCAAGGAAACTTGGCCTGGCCGGAGCTACGGTTTTTCGTGGCATGAGCGGATTCGGAGCAAACAGCCTCATTCATACCAATAAGATTCTGCGGCTGTCCGAAGATCTGCCAGTAGTTGTAGAAATTGTGGAACACCCTGATCGTCTGAGACCTCTACTCACAATTCTTGACGAAATGATGAAAGAGGGAATGATCACACGTGAACCTGTAGATGTCATCGCCTACCGCCACTCCAAAAGCTAACGCCCCCGCAGACCACTGTCCACGAGGGCGTTTCATTTTTTTATAACTGGCTACAGACTAGCCACATGCACGGACGACCTCACCCGCAATACGCGTCAGTGAGAGAATTTTCTGAGCGCCCCCCAACTTGATAGCCTCTTGTGGCATACCGAAAACCACGCAACTGGCTTCGTCTTGAGCGATGGTATATGCTCCGGCATCATGCAGTTCTTTCATGCCTTTTGCTCCGTCATCACCCATGCCGGTCATGATGGCTGCGACCACATTACTGCCGCCATACCTTGCACCGGATCGAAACAGGACATCCACAGATGGCCGATGACGAGAGACCAAAGGTCCATCCTTGATTTCAACATGATACCGATTGCCGGTCCGCTTAAGCAGCATATGTTTGTCACCCGGAGCGATCAACGCCTGCCCGCGCAACAACGGATCACCGTCCACGGCTTCCTTGATGTTAATCTGACAAATAGAGTTCAGTCGGTTGGCAAACGCCTTGGTAAAATGCTCCGGCATATGCTGCACAATGGCAATGGGCGGACAATTGACTGGTTGAGCTTCCAAAAAGACCTTGAGGGCTTCCGTCCCCCCGGTTGAAGCGCCTACCAGACAGATCTTTTCCGTTGCTGACAGGTTTTTCAATGTCCCCATGGGAATAACCGCATCGGCAGAGAGCTTCGGACTCACTTTGATGGCCGGAGCCAGCTTGACTGCCTTGGGCCGGGCCATGGCTGCAGCCTTCACCTTGTCAATAAGACGAATGCTCGATTCTTCCAAAAATTTCTTGGTCCCAACCTTGGGCTTGGTGATAATTTCCACAGCCCCGTATTCAAGGGCTTTGAGAGCATTATCAGTCCCCTTGTCCGCGACTGAAGAGCAAATCACCACAGGAACAGGGTGTTGCTTCATGAGCTTTTTCAAAAAGGTCAGACCATCCATACGCGGCATCTCAATATCAAGAGTGATCACGTCAGGAATTTCCTTTTTCATCCGCTCCGCCGCGACATAAGGGTCAATGGCTGTCCCCATGACTTCAATTTGCGGGTCAGAAGAAAGGATGTCCTCCAGAGTCTGTCTGACAACGGCTGAATCATCGACTATCAACACACGGATCTTACGCATTATATATCCTCATATACCTACAACCTACTTGGATTCGGCAATGACGCGCCGGACCAATCCAGGAACATCCAAAATCAGCGCAATGGAACCATCTCCCTTGATGGTTGCACCGGAAATACCTTCCACATCCTTATATACCCTACCAAGGCTCTTAATAACAGTCTGATGTTCGCCAATGACAGTGTCAACGACAACCCCCACACGACTTCCCTCAACGCCGGTGATGACAATCTGCTCGATAGGCGGATTCTCTCCCTCAACATCAAACCAGTCACGAACATGGATATAGGGAACTATCTCGCCTCTGAGGTGTAATATGCGTTGTCCAGAATCACTTTCCTCAACCTGAGCCCGTGTCAGCTCAACACACTCTTCAACCAGAGACAGTGGAATAACGTAATACTCATTTTCCACCCGAACCTGCAATCCGTCGATGATAGCCAGGGTCAACGGCAGCCGAATGGTAATGGTCGTGCCAACTCCAGGTTTGGAATCGATATCAATACTACCCCGCAGCGAATCAATGGCCCGTTTTACAACGTCCATGCCGACACCGCGTCCAGAAACGTTCGTCACCTCTTTGGCCGTTGAAAAACCAGGCTCAAAAATGAGCTTGAGCAATTCCTTCTCGGTCAACTCAGCATCCTTGGTAATCAAACCGCGCTCGATCCCCTTCTCGCGGATCATCTCGCTGCTCATTCCCTTACCATCGTCAGTAATGCGGATGAGCACTTCACCACCAGAATGCTCAGCGGAAAGCATGATCGTCCCCTGAGCCGGCTTTCCCTGAGATTCACGCACATCAGGAAGTTCAATGCCATGATCTATGCTGTTTCGGAGCAGATGGACCAGAGGATCACCCAAGCGTTCAATGACCGTTTTGTCTAATTCGGTCTCAGCCCCGGCAGTGGACAACCCTATTTGCTTACCGAGATCGGCAGACAGGTCACGAACCAACCGTCTGAATTTACTAAATGAAGTTCCAATTGGAAGCATCCTGATTCCAAGTGTGGAATCCCGCAATTCATCACTCAAACGTTCCAGTTCCTCGGCCAGCAAAGTCAGAGCCGGATCACTTCGCTCACTGATAACCTGTGAAATTTGCGCCTGGACAATAACCAGTTCGCCCACAAGGTCCACAAGGTAATCCAGCTTGTCAGCGGCCACTCGGATACTGGACATCGCTTCCTGCCGCTTCTTGTGGACTTCATGTTCCTTGACTTCACCCTGGCGTTTTACGGCTCTGTTAACGGCGGCTTTGGATACCTTGCCATCCTCGGCAAGAATCTGCCCTAAGGGTTTATTGGTACTCTTTTTTTGCTTTTCCAAAGCGGCATGAACGTCTTCTTCGCTCAAGTCACCACTTTTCACGAGAATTTCACCGATTTTAGGAATACTCTCTTCCTCAGACTCATCCCCCGTCAAGGACACTGAATCAAAGGGGGAAGACAAGGGCGGTGAATCCTGAGTAGATGTCACCTTTTCGGGCTCAACGGTTTCAGTGGCTGCGGTCTCAAACTCTTTGACCTCAACCGTTACATTCGCATTAA
The genomic region above belongs to uncultured Pseudodesulfovibrio sp. and contains:
- a CDS encoding class IV adenylate cyclase; protein product: MALECELKFINVDLDAVNRRLQEAGGVSSGKYFESNLVFDYPDRSLKSQSVLLRLREKQGKAVLTVKRPPEEKVSSTLKVFEELETSVGDFATMKAALDAVGFRVFFSYEKIREKWQYMDCVICLDVLPFGNFVEIEGTEESVPACARAIGLDQCETTLETYHALNLADRRDKGLEPNENFVFEEPFRTRMLAELGKE
- the crcB gene encoding fluoride efflux transporter CrcB, giving the protein MLTKLLYLSLGGAAGTMSRYWLSGVAQRMTNGSFPLGTFAVNMFGCLLFGAVWGFFENRMLPGSEIRLLVLTGFMGAFTTFSTYMFETAELVKYGQMFTALLNVVGQSVVGLVMVLAGIALGRLL
- a CDS encoding chemotaxis protein CheA, whose product is MSDDLNRQIFKEEAYDLLRELEGALLELEEAPDDMDLVNQIFRALHTIKGSGSMFGFDEIAEFTHEVETIFDMVRNGDIEATPVLCSLSLQSRDCIRSMLDADEEGAVDTEVKEAILQGLKDFVASSASDGVEEEEEGITPVESEVSEIEDEQAQSLKKFVILLKPDGNGEVDVVVVENFFEELDRLGELSIKSSHGDTGAGWELLLETAVEKDSVEDVFFFLNANVTVEVKEFETAATETVEPEKVTSTQDSPPLSSPFDSVSLTGDESEEESIPKIGEILVKSGDLSEEDVHAALEKQKKSTNKPLGQILAEDGKVSKAAVNRAVKRQGEVKEHEVHKKRQEAMSSIRVAADKLDYLVDLVGELVIVQAQISQVISERSDPALTLLAEELERLSDELRDSTLGIRMLPIGTSFSKFRRLVRDLSADLGKQIGLSTAGAETELDKTVIERLGDPLVHLLRNSIDHGIELPDVRESQGKPAQGTIMLSAEHSGGEVLIRITDDGKGMSSEMIREKGIERGLITKDAELTEKELLKLIFEPGFSTAKEVTNVSGRGVGMDVVKRAIDSLRGSIDIDSKPGVGTTITIRLPLTLAIIDGLQVRVENEYYVIPLSLVEECVELTRAQVEESDSGQRILHLRGEIVPYIHVRDWFDVEGENPPIEQIVITGVEGSRVGVVVDTVIGEHQTVIKSLGRVYKDVEGISGATIKGDGSIALILDVPGLVRRVIAESK
- a CDS encoding chemotaxis response regulator protein-glutamate methylesterase, producing MMRKIRVLIVDDSAVVRQTLEDILSSDPQIEVMGTAIDPYVAAERMKKEIPDVITLDIEMPRMDGLTFLKKLMKQHPVPVVICSSVADKGTDNALKALEYGAVEIITKPKVGTKKFLEESSIRLIDKVKAAAMARPKAVKLAPAIKVSPKLSADAVIPMGTLKNLSATEKICLVGASTGGTEALKVFLEAQPVNCPPIAIVQHMPEHFTKAFANRLNSICQINIKEAVDGDPLLRGQALIAPGDKHMLLKRTGNRYHVEIKDGPLVSRHRPSVDVLFRSGARYGGSNVVAAIMTGMGDDGAKGMKELHDAGAYTIAQDEASCVVFGMPQEAIKLGGAQKILSLTRIAGEVVRACG
- a CDS encoding DUF190 domain-containing protein produces the protein MKLLDKAERIRIYIGEDDKYKGVPLAEAIVREARKLGLAGATVFRGMSGFGANSLIHTNKILRLSEDLPVVVEIVEHPDRLRPLLTILDEMMKEGMITREPVDVIAYRHSKS